One genomic region from Proteus vulgaris encodes:
- a CDS encoding antitermination protein: protein MKLESALKQFYPKSPMITDTSNCTDPNRMKGMDTAGALGMTEHRAKFGMSAFFAKNDVSEEDKFSTVEQLTQYALRGTPKLVAKSAGNKLGYCLVILSKMAFEDYSRSAGSVCECQACKGKGIVYNCKNVIKHAGIINLNGDVIVEPKVKNELVGELCQICNGKGKLSYRCRCKGRGKVLDEEQTELQGGVPVFKDCPRCSGRGYKRMPSSVAYQAISKLLPELNERTWRRNWKPFYESLVNKCFIEENRAEQIFIELVK from the coding sequence ATGAAACTAGAGTCAGCATTAAAACAATTTTATCCAAAGTCACCGATGATCACCGATACGTCAAACTGTACAGATCCCAACAGAATGAAGGGGATGGATACCGCAGGAGCACTTGGCATGACGGAACATCGTGCTAAATTTGGCATGTCTGCGTTTTTTGCTAAGAATGACGTGAGCGAAGAGGATAAGTTCAGCACCGTAGAGCAGTTAACACAATATGCATTAAGGGGAACACCAAAGCTGGTGGCTAAATCAGCAGGTAATAAACTAGGTTACTGTTTGGTTATTTTATCAAAGATGGCGTTTGAAGATTATTCTCGTTCAGCAGGTTCGGTTTGTGAATGCCAAGCATGCAAAGGTAAAGGTATAGTTTACAATTGTAAAAATGTTATTAAGCATGCAGGCATTATCAATCTTAATGGTGATGTTATTGTTGAACCTAAAGTAAAAAATGAGCTTGTTGGTGAGTTGTGCCAAATCTGCAATGGAAAAGGAAAACTAAGCTATCGTTGTCGCTGTAAAGGACGCGGAAAGGTTTTAGATGAAGAGCAAACGGAATTACAAGGCGGTGTACCTGTATTTAAAGATTGCCCTCGTTGTTCTGGCAGAGGTTATAAAAGGATGCCTTCTTCAGTCGCATATCAGGCTATTAGCAAGCTACTTCCAGAATTAAATGAGAGAACATGGCGCAGAAATTGGAAACCGTTTTATGAAAGTTTAGTTAATAAATGTTTTATCGAAGAAAATCGTGCTGAGCAGATATTTATTGAATTGGTTAAATAA
- a CDS encoding LysE family translocator has protein sequence MELSTLLLFIPACFALNLAPGPNNLLSINNAAYYGFTHSCAGGLGRLLAFVIMIVLASFGLAVVLQTSEVIFSTIKFAGVAYLLWLAYQLWKSPTSEFSITESKRDTSIFKLAKQEFFVAAGNPKAILIFTAFLPQFINPQIEAGQQFLVLGSLFLLLEFIAIMLYALLGLHMKKLLNKPKAKTIFNRTCSGLLAGAGVMLLLSPKNN, from the coding sequence ATGGAACTTTCAACACTACTTCTTTTCATCCCAGCCTGCTTTGCTTTAAATCTCGCGCCGGGACCAAACAACCTACTTTCAATTAATAATGCAGCATACTATGGCTTCACTCATTCATGTGCTGGAGGTCTCGGTAGGTTGCTCGCATTTGTGATTATGATTGTTCTGGCTTCGTTTGGGCTAGCTGTAGTATTACAAACATCAGAAGTCATTTTCAGCACAATTAAATTTGCTGGAGTTGCTTACCTTCTGTGGCTAGCATACCAATTATGGAAATCCCCAACCTCTGAATTCAGTATCACCGAATCCAAAAGGGATACATCCATATTTAAATTAGCAAAACAGGAGTTTTTTGTGGCAGCAGGAAACCCAAAAGCAATCCTAATATTCACAGCCTTTCTTCCTCAGTTTATTAACCCTCAAATTGAGGCTGGTCAACAGTTTTTAGTGCTTGGTTCACTATTTTTGCTTCTTGAATTCATAGCGATCATGTTGTACGCCTTGTTGGGTTTGCACATGAAAAAATTACTCAATAAACCAAAGGCTAAGACTATCTTTAATCGAACTTGTTCTGGCCTTTTGGCAGGTGCTGGAGTAATGCTTTTACTTTCCCCGAAAAACAATTAA
- a CDS encoding phage holin, lambda family produces MKENPDLWEQILNCLYSVREQGISASLAGGMAILRGLYNGGGWKKTSIDGIMCAVFAWFVKDILILFNINHEFAYVASVFIGYIGVDTVSKIIKGKAGLRND; encoded by the coding sequence ATGAAAGAAAATCCAGACTTATGGGAGCAGATACTTAATTGTCTCTATTCGGTTAGAGAGCAAGGTATATCAGCTTCTTTGGCTGGAGGTATGGCTATTCTCCGAGGTTTATATAACGGCGGAGGATGGAAGAAAACCTCCATTGACGGGATCATGTGTGCTGTATTCGCGTGGTTCGTAAAAGACATTCTGATCTTATTTAATATTAATCATGAGTTTGCTTATGTGGCCAGTGTGTTTATTGGATATATCGGCGTTGATACAGTAAGCAAGATTATTAAAGGCAAGGCAGGGCTGAGAAATGACTAA
- a CDS encoding structural protein yields MTKSNREPARGERNNNPGNIDYNPRNKWKGLVGIETGVPNPRFCVFESPEYGIRAIYKLTQTYQRKYGLNSVSTIINKYAPPVENNTSGYISRASKEIGVGVNDKIDTQSKQVAISLAKAIVGVELGYQPYSQKVFEDAWLLL; encoded by the coding sequence ATGACTAAATCTAATCGTGAACCGGCTCGCGGGGAACGAAATAATAATCCAGGCAACATTGACTATAACCCACGTAATAAATGGAAAGGTTTGGTCGGTATTGAAACTGGAGTGCCTAACCCTCGATTCTGTGTCTTTGAGTCTCCTGAGTATGGCATCAGAGCAATTTATAAACTAACTCAAACATATCAACGTAAATATGGTTTGAACTCAGTATCAACAATTATTAATAAGTACGCACCGCCAGTTGAAAATAATACCTCTGGTTACATTAGTCGTGCATCAAAAGAGATTGGTGTTGGTGTTAATGACAAGATAGACACTCAATCAAAACAGGTTGCTATCTCTTTAGCAAAAGCAATCGTAGGCGTTGAGTTGGGTTATCAGCCGTATTCACAGAAAGTATTTGAAGATGCTTGGTTGTTGTTATGA
- a CDS encoding lysis protein — translation MLLFSMLSMKEVIELSKENKSLTEQLSQQVEINNKYQSRIDKLNELDIKHTTELNNAKAEIDQLRDTSERNPERVYIKAECPKVSATSTSGMANATAARPTDTAIRNYWLLRERIAQSEQVILGLQDYIRAECLK, via the coding sequence ATGTTGCTCTTCTCAATGCTATCGATGAAAGAAGTTATTGAGCTTAGTAAAGAAAATAAATCACTCACCGAACAACTCTCACAACAAGTAGAAATCAACAATAAATATCAATCTCGCATTGATAAATTAAACGAACTCGATATAAAACACACTACGGAACTTAACAATGCAAAAGCTGAAATTGATCAGTTGCGTGATACTAGTGAGCGTAATCCTGAGCGGGTGTACATCAAAGCCGAATGCCCCAAAGTCTCAGCCACTTCCACCTCCGGCATGGCTAATGCAACCGCCGCCCGACCTACTGACACCGCTATCAGAAATTATTGGTTACTCAGAGAGCGAATTGCACAGTCAGAGCAAGTGATATTAGGATTACAAGATTACATTAGAGCGGAGTGTTTGAAATAA
- a CDS encoding anti-virulence regulator CigR family protein: protein MGIFSRISNLLLVIIGLSMISVSSYADPDNGHGRGHNKGYQGEKPNKWHNKSQNNHFDNETSFSISLSYNEARAIALNGGFTGYSSLPPGIAKNLVRGKPLPPGIAKKMVPEKMLSQLPYYPGYEWRIVGNDLVLIALSTAIVTSIINNVFD from the coding sequence ATGGGTATTTTTTCTAGAATAAGTAACTTATTGTTGGTGATTATAGGTTTGTCGATGATATCTGTTTCTTCTTATGCTGATCCAGATAATGGGCATGGAAGAGGTCACAATAAAGGATATCAAGGTGAGAAACCAAACAAATGGCATAATAAATCACAAAATAATCACTTTGATAATGAAACCTCTTTCTCAATTTCTCTATCTTATAATGAGGCTAGAGCAATTGCGTTGAATGGTGGATTTACTGGATATTCATCACTCCCTCCAGGTATTGCTAAAAATTTAGTAAGAGGAAAGCCATTGCCTCCTGGTATTGCGAAGAAAATGGTTCCTGAAAAAATGCTTAGCCAATTACCTTACTATCCTGGTTACGAATGGCGCATTGTTGGAAATGATTTGGTATTGATCGCATTAAGTACAGCGATAGTCACTTCAATTATTAATAATGTTTTTGATTAA
- the lysC gene encoding hypothetical protein, with the protein MSILTELSAGGFLILTFWLWWVIDDYDKLSKDYNTATNTADCLLPYIPEQMTWGESLMLNISLLSVIEQCNSDKKAIREIEENR; encoded by the coding sequence ATGAGCATATTAACGGAACTATCGGCTGGCGGTTTTTTAATTCTTACATTCTGGTTATGGTGGGTAATAGATGACTACGACAAATTAAGCAAAGATTACAACACGGCAACCAATACCGCTGATTGTCTATTGCCATACATACCCGAGCAAATGACATGGGGAGAATCGTTAATGTTAAACATCTCCCTGTTATCGGTTATTGAGCAATGTAACTCAGACAAGAAAGCAATACGGGAAATTGAAGAGAATAGATAA
- a CDS encoding Rha family transcriptional regulator: MSNVVVIPEFNFQKMVMASDGKVFTTSKKIAEYFGKRHKNVLKKIKQTISDCPSEFAGLNFEPTDYIDKNGDIQPMYKLSKDGYMLLVMSFTGKSAMLIKIKFIQAFNWMVDQINRWKGLGEEAQHRHALKSAKSELKGRLGSQLMNKRKKEKKALQLEYEQILSLTQPKLLFVDE, from the coding sequence ATGAGTAATGTAGTCGTTATTCCTGAATTTAATTTTCAAAAAATGGTTATGGCATCTGACGGTAAAGTGTTCACAACGAGTAAAAAGATTGCTGAGTATTTTGGTAAGCGTCATAAGAATGTGTTGAAGAAAATAAAGCAAACAATCAGTGATTGCCCTAGTGAATTTGCTGGGCTCAATTTTGAGCCCACTGATTACATTGATAAAAATGGTGATATTCAGCCAATGTATAAGTTATCCAAAGACGGATATATGCTATTGGTAATGAGTTTTACGGGTAAATCAGCAATGCTTATTAAAATAAAATTTATCCAAGCATTTAATTGGATGGTAGATCAAATCAATCGCTGGAAAGGTTTAGGTGAAGAGGCTCAGCATCGGCACGCATTAAAATCTGCTAAGTCGGAGTTAAAAGGTCGCCTTGGTAGCCAGTTAATGAATAAACGTAAGAAAGAAAAGAAAGCATTGCAATTGGAATATGAGCAAATACTTTCACTCACACAACCCAAATTATTATTTGTAGATGAATAG
- a CDS encoding DUF1441 family protein: MDKELKHLKLNISQIAALSGVHRQTASARLNHLEPVAGNSSNLKLYALTDILSEMMKAPAPVDNQKMLPQDRKAWYQSERERLKFEQEVGELLPASDVAREYSALAKAMVQVLETLPDILERDCALTPTAVSRVQGIIDDLRDQIAHQVLSDQSDGEESDEDEL; the protein is encoded by the coding sequence ATGGACAAAGAACTCAAACACCTAAAACTCAATATCAGCCAGATAGCTGCACTTTCTGGTGTCCATCGGCAAACTGCTTCCGCTCGTCTTAATCATTTAGAGCCTGTTGCAGGCAATAGCTCAAATCTAAAACTCTACGCACTCACTGATATTTTATCTGAAATGATGAAGGCGCCAGCCCCTGTCGATAATCAGAAAATGTTACCTCAAGATCGGAAAGCGTGGTATCAGTCTGAGCGGGAGCGTTTGAAGTTTGAACAAGAAGTGGGAGAGTTATTGCCTGCCTCAGACGTTGCACGAGAATATTCAGCACTGGCTAAAGCGATGGTACAAGTGTTGGAAACGTTACCTGACATATTAGAACGTGATTGTGCATTAACACCGACAGCCGTATCTCGTGTTCAAGGTATTATTGATGATCTTCGCGACCAGATAGCACATCAAGTCTTAAGTGATCAATCGGATGGTGAAGAGAGCGATGAGGATGAGTTATGA
- a CDS encoding phage terminase large subunit family protein, with the protein MTATVSATTLRKNVTQLIKAPRRMPVADAVAKYMRVPVGAGNSVPWDPAVSPYIVEPMNCLSSRLYDAVIFVGPARTGKTVGLIDGWVIYNIVCDPSDMLLVQMTQDKAQEHSKKRLSRTFRCSPEVSKQLSPRRNDNNVFDKYFLSGSFLKMGWPSINVMSSSDFKCVALTDYDRFPEDIDGEGDGFSLASKRTTTFMSAGMTLVESSPGRDITDTKWSRLSPHEAPPTTGILSLYNRGDRRRWYWQCPHCHEYFQPIYDAVKGYRDNPDPVEASESAYVECQHCLGRIEPHQKRELNNKGVWLIEGQFIDKQGKISGTGRRSRIASFWMEGPAAAYQTLSQLVYKLLTAEQEYELTGSEETLKAVTNTDWGLPYLPRTAQEQRRSDELINRVENWEESVVPDGVRFLVATVDVQGGKKRRFVVQVVGYGEKGERWVIDRFEITQSLRYDNNGECRRIDPGSYPEDWQVLITDVLEKTYPLQHYPHHEMEIMMLGVDSGGEDGVTDNAYKFWRRCRKEGLHRKVYLFKGDGHKRSKLITKSFPDNTSRSERRAQAKGDVPLYLLQTDQLKDRISSALSRDTVGPNYIHFPDWLDESFYDELTYEERDEKGHWEKPGRGANEAFDLMVYAHALVILKGYENINWEKPPKWARLPDVMLSSSPSIADIATEPEIKPSPEIQKQETPAVSAWAPVSNSGGWI; encoded by the coding sequence ATGACAGCAACAGTGTCAGCAACCACATTAAGAAAAAATGTGACACAACTCATTAAAGCACCGAGGCGAATGCCAGTTGCGGATGCTGTGGCAAAATATATGCGCGTACCTGTGGGAGCGGGTAACTCTGTTCCTTGGGACCCAGCAGTATCTCCTTACATTGTTGAACCTATGAATTGTTTATCGTCACGGCTTTATGATGCAGTGATATTTGTCGGACCTGCGAGAACAGGAAAGACGGTCGGGTTAATTGATGGGTGGGTGATTTACAATATTGTGTGCGACCCTTCTGATATGTTGCTGGTGCAAATGACGCAAGACAAAGCACAAGAGCACAGTAAAAAACGGCTTTCTCGCACCTTTCGTTGCAGTCCTGAAGTCAGCAAACAACTCAGCCCTCGTCGTAACGATAATAACGTGTTTGATAAATACTTTTTATCGGGCAGTTTTTTAAAAATGGGGTGGCCATCGATTAATGTGATGTCCTCATCTGATTTTAAGTGTGTGGCACTCACCGATTATGACCGTTTTCCAGAAGACATCGACGGTGAAGGAGATGGCTTTTCTTTAGCCTCAAAACGGACAACCACTTTTATGTCAGCGGGTATGACGCTGGTGGAAAGTTCTCCGGGGCGTGATATCACAGATACTAAATGGAGTCGCTTATCGCCTCATGAAGCTCCGCCCACAACGGGCATTCTATCGCTCTATAATCGGGGGGATCGCCGTCGCTGGTACTGGCAATGTCCTCACTGCCACGAATATTTTCAGCCTATTTATGATGCGGTAAAGGGGTATCGTGACAATCCAGATCCCGTAGAAGCGAGTGAATCTGCGTATGTGGAATGTCAGCACTGCTTAGGTCGCATCGAACCCCATCAAAAACGGGAACTCAATAATAAAGGGGTGTGGTTGATTGAAGGGCAGTTCATTGATAAGCAAGGGAAGATCTCAGGCACAGGGCGTCGTTCGCGTATTGCCTCTTTTTGGATGGAAGGACCTGCTGCTGCTTATCAAACGTTGTCTCAGTTAGTTTATAAATTACTGACTGCAGAACAAGAATACGAATTAACCGGCAGTGAAGAAACCTTAAAAGCGGTCACCAATACAGACTGGGGTTTACCTTATTTACCGCGCACAGCACAAGAACAGCGCCGGAGTGATGAACTTATAAATCGTGTAGAAAACTGGGAAGAGTCAGTTGTGCCAGATGGCGTGCGATTCTTGGTTGCCACAGTTGACGTACAGGGCGGTAAAAAACGACGCTTTGTGGTTCAGGTGGTCGGTTACGGTGAAAAAGGCGAACGCTGGGTGATTGACCGCTTTGAAATCACCCAATCCCTACGTTATGACAACAACGGTGAATGCCGTCGAATTGATCCGGGCTCTTATCCTGAGGATTGGCAAGTATTAATCACCGATGTATTAGAGAAAACCTATCCATTGCAACATTATCCTCACCATGAAATGGAAATCATGATGTTGGGCGTGGACTCTGGTGGTGAAGATGGCGTTACTGATAATGCTTATAAATTTTGGCGTCGCTGTCGAAAAGAGGGATTACACCGTAAAGTCTATCTCTTTAAGGGCGATGGGCATAAACGCAGTAAGCTAATCACCAAATCATTCCCCGATAACACCAGTCGTTCTGAACGGCGCGCCCAAGCGAAAGGGGATGTGCCTCTTTATTTACTGCAAACGGATCAACTCAAAGACCGGATCAGTTCTGCGTTATCGCGCGATACCGTCGGACCTAATTATATTCATTTCCCTGATTGGCTGGATGAATCGTTCTATGACGAGTTGACGTATGAAGAGCGTGATGAAAAAGGGCATTGGGAAAAGCCGGGTCGAGGTGCTAATGAGGCATTTGACCTGATGGTTTACGCTCATGCCTTGGTGATATTAAAAGGGTACGAGAATATTAATTGGGAAAAACCGCCTAAATGGGCGAGATTGCCTGATGTAATGCTTTCCTCATCCCCGTCAATTGCCGATATCGCCACAGAGCCTGAAATAAAACCCTCACCCGAAATCCAAAAACAGGAAACGCCTGCCGTATCAGCATGGGCACCGGTATCAAACAGCGGAGGCTGGATATGA
- a CDS encoding phage portal protein, which translates to MTLLDSAIGYFAPNWQASRLRSRLQIKAYEAVLPTRTHPAKRENRNGNQLTQFGGASLREQARWLDNNHDISIGILDKMEERIVGAKGIIVEPQPLDGAGQIHEDLASQIRQAWAEWSVLPEVTGQFSRPVLERLLVRTWLRDGEVFAQLVKGKAKGLDPQANIYFWLEALEPDFVPIHMNMPESKIIQGIKFNEWGRPTGYQVYKNLPQFSANLGDIKTIDAENMLHLKFTRRLHQARGVSLFSGILMRLSALKDYEDAELTSARIAASLGMYIKKGDAGSFPEGEYDEDEQRNIDIQPGMIYDGLKPGEEVGMIKSDRPNPNLQTFRNGQLRAVSAGSRGSYSSIARDYNGTYSAQRQELVESFEGYNIFQDTFVAGISRPMYRNWLKMAIASGVVAVPPDVDPKSLFNAVYSGPVMPWIDPKKESEAWKTLLRGGASTESDWIRAKGGNPADVKRRRKTEIDENKRLGLVFDTDPANDKGAQDAKQQEPDNDA; encoded by the coding sequence ATGACATTATTAGACAGCGCCATTGGTTATTTCGCCCCAAACTGGCAAGCCTCACGCCTCCGCTCTCGATTACAAATTAAAGCTTATGAAGCCGTTTTACCCACTCGTACTCATCCCGCTAAACGTGAAAATCGCAATGGTAACCAGCTAACTCAATTCGGTGGGGCATCATTACGGGAGCAAGCGCGGTGGCTAGATAACAATCATGATATCTCTATCGGCATTCTCGACAAGATGGAAGAACGCATTGTCGGGGCAAAGGGCATTATTGTTGAGCCTCAGCCCTTAGATGGCGCAGGGCAAATCCATGAGGATTTAGCGTCGCAAATTCGTCAAGCCTGGGCGGAATGGTCCGTGTTACCCGAAGTGACAGGGCAATTTAGTCGCCCTGTATTAGAACGTTTATTGGTGAGAACGTGGCTACGTGATGGTGAAGTCTTTGCTCAGCTCGTCAAAGGTAAAGCCAAGGGGTTAGATCCTCAAGCCAATATCTATTTTTGGCTCGAAGCCTTAGAGCCTGACTTTGTGCCTATTCACATGAATATGCCAGAAAGTAAGATTATCCAAGGCATTAAGTTCAATGAGTGGGGGCGACCCACAGGGTATCAGGTATATAAAAACCTCCCCCAATTCAGTGCCAATTTGGGGGATATCAAAACCATCGATGCTGAAAATATGTTGCACCTGAAGTTCACTCGTCGGCTTCATCAAGCGCGGGGTGTCAGTTTGTTTTCGGGGATCTTAATGCGCTTAAGTGCGTTAAAAGATTACGAAGATGCGGAATTGACCTCCGCACGTATTGCAGCTTCATTGGGGATGTACATCAAAAAAGGGGATGCCGGCTCTTTCCCTGAAGGTGAATACGACGAAGATGAGCAACGTAATATTGATATTCAGCCGGGCATGATTTACGACGGTTTAAAGCCGGGTGAAGAAGTGGGCATGATCAAATCAGACCGCCCCAACCCTAATCTACAAACCTTTCGCAATGGGCAATTACGTGCGGTTTCTGCGGGTAGTCGGGGCAGTTATTCCAGTATCGCCCGTGACTATAACGGCACATATAGCGCTCAACGACAAGAGCTGGTGGAGTCATTTGAAGGCTATAACATTTTTCAAGACACCTTTGTGGCGGGCATTAGCCGTCCGATGTATCGCAATTGGTTAAAAATGGCGATAGCCAGTGGTGTGGTCGCCGTGCCACCTGATGTTGACCCTAAATCCCTGTTTAATGCGGTTTACAGTGGACCTGTGATGCCGTGGATTGATCCGAAAAAAGAGTCTGAGGCATGGAAAACCTTATTACGGGGTGGTGCGTCAACAGAAAGTGACTGGATACGCGCTAAAGGGGGCAACCCTGCGGATGTGAAACGTCGTCGTAAAACCGAAATTGACGAAAATAAACGATTAGGACTGGTATTTGATACTGATCCTGCTAATGACAAAGGGGCACAAGATGCTAAACAACAAGAACCTGATAACGATGCCTAA